The Natronogracilivirga saccharolytica genome includes a window with the following:
- a CDS encoding heavy metal translocating P-type ATPase — MTRKNQPYNNNPVAEGNEKSGKHKKNLQQKSSQENGPQDNSPESGDYTLQIDGISCANCVTNVERALKSVDGVEQADVNMGTSEARVKAASTDINTLIRAVEKAGYGAAAIDELGYLQDQSPGAPSEAGDEADHGGTDKADRTKTGEEQSAGMEVPEAGHKRDTHAIAPRTSRFRKKFWIALPLAAVVFVLDMGPMAIPAWNEWVMQNLTMWSLAQMVITAVILFYAGASFFTGAWRAAKHGAADMNSLVAIGTGAAFAFSTYAMFFGREGGVVQPNEIYFETAAIIIALILLGKWMEERARHRSRDAMAGLLELAPQRANRIAGSSYETIPVKDVAVGDKLLVKAWEQVPVDGEVLSGQASVDESMMTGESVPVEKEPGSEVVGGTRNTSTTFEMTATRVGRDTALARIIKTVRDAQSSKPPIQRLVDKVASIFVPIVLVVAVVTFLLWLWAGSPAQAMVNMVAVLVIACPCALGLATPTGLMVSSGRAAEKGILIKDAVTLEEARRADVVMFDKTGTLTTGVMQVSRVDVTGDDTLTNNDLLVLAASVEQQSDHPIANCIVRQAGEKELPLLDAEEVETFMGMGITGMVSGRKVTVSAHTVYESYDEQKKKYIEEAQDRGETVLLVRLNDRPAGFITVSDEVRPEAADVIARLNRMNVETVMVTGDQYRNARVVADRLGIDHLEANVKPDEKAKIVERYQQLGKRVAMVGDGINDAAALVQADLGMALSGGTDLAMSSSDITLVGGSLDKVVEALDLSRGTLRIIRQNLFWAFVYNSVGIPLAAIGLLSPMFAAFAMAMSSVSVVTNSLRIRRL; from the coding sequence ATGACGCGTAAAAATCAGCCATACAATAACAATCCGGTAGCGGAAGGAAACGAAAAGTCCGGCAAGCATAAAAAGAACCTTCAGCAGAAGAGTTCACAGGAAAACGGTCCGCAGGACAACAGTCCGGAATCCGGCGATTACACATTGCAGATCGACGGCATCAGCTGCGCAAATTGTGTAACGAATGTGGAGCGGGCTTTGAAATCCGTGGATGGTGTGGAGCAGGCCGATGTCAACATGGGCACATCCGAGGCCAGGGTAAAGGCGGCCAGCACGGATATCAATACGCTGATCCGGGCTGTGGAAAAGGCCGGCTACGGTGCAGCTGCCATTGATGAGCTTGGGTACCTGCAGGATCAAAGCCCCGGCGCGCCTTCAGAAGCCGGAGATGAAGCAGATCATGGCGGAACAGATAAAGCAGACCGTACCAAAACAGGTGAAGAGCAATCTGCAGGCATGGAAGTTCCGGAGGCAGGTCATAAACGCGACACCCACGCCATCGCACCCCGGACATCCCGGTTCAGGAAAAAATTCTGGATTGCCCTGCCGCTGGCGGCTGTCGTTTTTGTGCTGGACATGGGCCCGATGGCCATTCCCGCGTGGAATGAATGGGTCATGCAGAACCTTACCATGTGGAGTCTGGCCCAGATGGTCATTACGGCCGTAATTCTGTTTTATGCCGGCGCATCATTCTTCACCGGCGCCTGGCGGGCGGCAAAACACGGGGCTGCGGATATGAACAGCCTCGTTGCCATCGGTACGGGTGCCGCCTTTGCCTTCAGCACCTATGCCATGTTTTTCGGTCGCGAAGGCGGCGTGGTCCAGCCCAATGAAATCTATTTTGAAACTGCCGCCATCATTATAGCGCTCATCCTTCTCGGAAAATGGATGGAGGAGCGGGCGCGGCACAGAAGCCGTGATGCCATGGCCGGATTGCTGGAGCTTGCCCCGCAGCGCGCCAACCGTATTGCCGGATCATCCTACGAAACCATCCCTGTCAAGGATGTGGCTGTCGGGGACAAACTGCTGGTCAAGGCCTGGGAGCAGGTTCCCGTCGATGGCGAGGTGCTGTCGGGCCAGGCAAGTGTCGATGAATCGATGATGACCGGCGAGAGTGTGCCTGTTGAAAAAGAGCCCGGAAGCGAGGTCGTTGGAGGTACGCGGAACACATCCACCACGTTCGAGATGACGGCCACCAGGGTGGGCCGCGATACCGCACTGGCGCGCATCATCAAAACGGTGCGTGACGCCCAAAGCTCAAAACCGCCCATCCAGCGTCTGGTCGACAAGGTGGCGTCCATTTTTGTGCCCATTGTTCTGGTGGTTGCCGTGGTGACATTTCTGCTCTGGCTCTGGGCCGGAAGTCCCGCGCAGGCTATGGTCAACATGGTTGCGGTGCTGGTCATTGCCTGTCCCTGCGCACTCGGCCTGGCTACGCCGACCGGACTGATGGTGAGTTCCGGGCGAGCCGCGGAAAAGGGTATCCTGATCAAGGATGCGGTGACGCTTGAAGAAGCCCGTCGGGCCGATGTGGTGATGTTCGACAAAACCGGGACACTGACCACCGGTGTGATGCAGGTCAGCCGGGTGGATGTGACCGGCGATGATACGCTCACCAATAATGACCTGCTGGTGCTGGCGGCTTCCGTGGAGCAGCAGTCGGATCATCCCATCGCCAACTGTATTGTCCGCCAGGCTGGGGAAAAGGAGCTGCCGCTTCTGGATGCCGAAGAGGTGGAGACGTTCATGGGCATGGGAATTACCGGCATGGTATCCGGACGGAAGGTCACGGTGAGTGCGCACACGGTTTATGAGTCGTACGACGAGCAGAAAAAAAAGTACATCGAAGAAGCGCAGGATCGCGGGGAAACCGTGCTGCTGGTCAGGTTGAATGACCGGCCGGCCGGATTCATAACTGTTTCGGATGAGGTGCGTCCGGAAGCAGCGGATGTGATCGCGCGGCTGAACCGGATGAATGTTGAAACGGTCATGGTCACCGGCGACCAGTACCGTAATGCACGCGTAGTAGCCGACCGTCTCGGTATTGATCACCTTGAAGCAAATGTTAAACCTGACGAAAAGGCGAAAATTGTAGAACGTTATCAACAGTTGGGCAAGCGGGTGGCCATGGTGGGTGATGGCATAAATGACGCTGCCGCACTGGTGCAGGCCGATCTCGGCATGGCATTGTCAGGCGGAACGGATCTGGCCATGTCGTCATCAGATATCACCCTCGTGGGAGGGAGCCTTGACAAAGTGGTGGAAGCCCTTGATCTGTCACGAGGTACACTGAGAATAATCCGACAGAATCTGTTCTGGGCCTTTGTCTACAACTCAGTCGGAATTCCACTGGCTGCTATCGGATTGCTCAGCCCGATGTTTGCGGCATTTGCCATGGCCATGAGTTCGGTCAGTGTGGTCACTAACAGTCTTCGCATCCGGCGGCTGTAA
- a CDS encoding heavy-metal-associated domain-containing protein produces the protein MEKKEVFKVEGMSCSGCSGTVETALSQDDGVTLARVSHEDGTAEVHHTLTDREIIDIITGAGYTVTEKISG, from the coding sequence ATGGAAAAGAAAGAAGTCTTTAAAGTCGAAGGAATGAGCTGCAGCGGCTGCTCTGGTACTGTCGAAACGGCATTGTCACAAGATGATGGTGTCACCCTCGCCCGTGTCAGCCACGAAGATGGAACAGCTGAAGTGCATCACACGCTCACGGACCGGGAAATCATCGATATCATTACCGGGGCGGGATACACCGTCACAGAAAAAATATCGGGTTGA